GATTTGCCAGGGAGGGATGCAGAGCATGTACAGCATCATCGTGGTTCCCGCGCACTGTGCGGGTCCCGGGGAACAATTCCGGCTGGCTCCGGGGGAAACCCTGCGTTTCGGCCGTACGCCGCCGGACGGCAGCTCCGTACCCCACCTCACGCTCGCCCACGACGGGGTGTCCCGGTCCGCCGGGGAGATCCGGGCCAGCGGCGCGTTCTGGACGCTGAGCAACCTCGGCTCCCGGCAGACGTACGTCGTCGAGAACCCGGAAGGGGCGGGCGAGCACATCAAGATCGCGCCGGGACGCCTCGACGCGCCCGTGCCCTTCGAGTTCTCCAGGGTGGTGCTGCCCGCCGCCGGGGAGCTGCTGGCCTTCGAGGTGTGGGCGCCGCGCCACGACTACGTGACGGCGGACCCGTCCCTGCCCGGAGCCCTCACCGCGCCCGCCTTCGCCCTCGACCGTACGAAGCGGTACTTCGCGGTGCTCGCCGCGCTGTGCGAGCCCCGGCTGCGCGGCGAACCGCACGCCCCGCTGCCGACCGTCGACCAGGTGGTGGAACGGCTGCGTCCGCACTGGCCCGGCGCGTCCCGCACTTCCGTGCAGTGGAACATCGACTACCTGGCCGTGAAACTCCGCCTCAAGCAGCCCCCGGAAGCGGCGGACTGCGGCCCCCGGCTCAACGGCAAGAAGGAGTCCCTGGTCTCGCTCGCGCTGCGCTTCGATCTCGTACGGGAGACCGAACTGTCGCTGCTCGAAGGCGAGTTGACCAAGAGATGACCTTCGCCGTCCCCGTCCCGCCCGGCTACCGGATCGGCTCCTGGCAGGTGCGCGAGCCGCTCGCGGCCGGGGCCTTCGGGAGCGTGTACGCGGCCGTGAAGGTGTCCGGGGCGCCCGGCGGCCTGCCCCCGGAAGCAGCCCTGAAGTTCCTGCCCACCGGCACCCGCACCCCGCGCCAGCTGAACCACCTGCGCGAACTCGCCCAGCGCGAGCTGACGATGCACCGCAAGCTGTCCCGCCCCCGGCTGATCCGGATGTACGAGGCGCTGACCGTCGACGACCCGGACCTCCCGGAGCTGGACGGCGCGACCGTTCTCGTACTGGAGCGGGCCGAGGGCTCCCTCGACGCCCTGCTCGCCCGGGAGCCCGTGCCCGCCGCCGGGCCCGCGCTGCTCGCCCAGGTCTGCGAGGGCATACACCAGCTGCACCACGCGGGCTGGGTGCACGGCGACCTCAAGCCCGGCAACGTACTGCTGATGGCGGACGGCACGGTGCGGCTCGGGGACTTCAACCTGGCCGCCGAGATGGACGGCACCCACGCGTACGCGCCCGCGTTCGCGACGCCCGACTACACACCGCCGGAACTGCTCTGGTCGGAGATCAGCGACAACGGGCGGCAGGTCAGACCGAGCACGGACGTGTGGGCGTTCGGGGTGCTGGCGCACCTGGTGCTGACGGGGAAGCCGCCGCTGCCCGGCGGCGGAGGCAGCGGGGGCGGGCCCGCCGCCCGCTCGGAGGCGCTGCTCGGCTACGCGCGCGGGGAGGCGGACCTGCACCTCGATCCGGAACTCCCCGAGGGGTGGCGGGACATCGTCACCGACTGCCTGGCCCGCACGCACGAGGAGCGGTCCGCGTTCGACGCCGCCGGGCTGCTGCGCCGTATCGAGGCGGTGACCGGCTCCGCGCCCGCGCCCCGGCTGCCCCGGCTGCGGCCCCGTTCGCGGCGGACGGTGCGGGCGCTGTGGGCGGCGGGAGCGGCCGTCGCGGTCCTCGGGGCTTCGCTGGGGTTCCTGGCGCTGCGGGAGCAGCCCGTCCCGGACGCCGAGTACGGGGCGGCCGAGCTGCGCACGGACAAGGGCGTCCCGGTGGCGTACCGGAAGCTGATCGTCGACGCGGCGCACCAGTGCGGCGAACGGGACGTCACGCCCGCGCAGATCGCGGCGATCCTGAAGGTGGAGAGCGACTTCGACGCGGACCTGTGGGACCCGGCCAACGACGAGTACGGGATCGCCCGGTGGAGCCCCCGGGTGGTGCGCTACTGGCTGCGCAGCGACGAACGGCCGAAGACCGGGAACCCGAAGCCGCCGTTCCCGCCGGAGCAGTCGATTCCGGCGCTGGGCAGGTACCTGTGCGCGATCACCCCGGCGCTGTGGCCGAACCTCAACGTCTCCACGTCGGTAGCGGGGGCGGTCGCGCATCGCTCCTCCGCCTCCCGGGTCAACGAGTGGGGCGGAGCGCCGGCGAAGCTCCGCCCCCATGCGGACAAGGTCGCGCACTACCTCAAGGAGTACGCAGCCCAGGGCGCCGGGGCACCCTGAGACATCTGAGGTACCTCGGTGGGGCGCGTCGGGGGACGGTTGTGGTGTGCCGCCGGAGAGGCGGCACGGACCACGCAACTCATCACCTCACAGGGGGACATGATGCGCAGGACCCGAAGGATGATCGCCGCTGTCGGTGCCACGGTCGCGGGGGCCGCGGTGCTGGTGGCACCCGGGATCGCCCAGGCCGACAGCTCCGCCGTCCCGGCCGCCTCCCAGGTCAAGATCCAGGGGAAGTACTACTTCAACACCTGGCGGAACGCGTACAGCTACGAGGGCCGGAACGTGAACACCCCGAAGAAGGGCATCCTCTGGGCCGGGCGGAACTACTTCTACTGCCAGGCGCAGGGCCAGGACCACCACGACGACGCGGGCAACAAGAACACCTGGTGGGCCAAGACCGACGACGACAACGGCAACAGGAACGTCTGGGTGAGCGCCACCGCGTTCAGCGTGGGCGGCAACTACGAGCCGATCCCGGGTCTGCCGAAGTGCTGATCGCCGTATGAGCGTCTGACCGTACGAGCGCGTGAAGGAGGCCGCGCCCCGATTTCGGGGGAGGGCGCGGCCTCCTTCACGTACGTATTACCGGCCGTGTCAGTGGAAGAAGTGGCGCGTGCCCGTGAAGTACATGGTCACGCCCGCCTTCTTCGCGGCCTCGACGACCAGCTCGTCGCGTACCGAACCGCCCGGCTGGACCACGGCCTTGACGCCCGCGTTCAGCAGGATCTCCAGGCCGTCCGGGAACGGGAAGAAGGCGTCCGACGCGGCGTACGAGCCCTTCGCCCGCTCCTCGCCCGCACGCTCGACGGCGAGCTTCGCGGAGTCGACGCGGTTGACCTGGCCCATGCCGACGCCGACGGACGCGCCGCCCTTGGCGAGCAGGATGGCGTTGGACTTGACCGCGCGCGACGCCTTCCAGGCGAAGGACAGCTCGGCGAGCTCCTCGCCGGAGAGGGCCTCGCCGGTGGCCAGGGTCCAGTTCTTCGGGTCGTCGCCCTCGGCCTGGAGGCGGTCGGTGACCTGGAGGAGGGCACCGCCGTCGATCGGCTTGACCTCGACCTTCGCGGAGGGCTCGCCCTCGCAGCGCAGGACGCGGATGTTCTTCTTGCGGGCGAGGACCTCGACGGCCCCGTCCTCGTACGCCGGGGCGACGATGACCTCGGTGAAGATCTCCGCGACCTGCTTCGCCATGGCGACGGAGACCGGGCGGTTGACGGCGATCACGCCGCCGAACGCGGAGAGCGGGTCGCAGGCGTGGGCCTTGCGGTGGGCCTCGGCGACGTCGTCACCGATGGCGATGCCGCACGGGTTGGCGTGCTTGATGATCGCGACACAGGGCTCGGCGTGGTCGTACGCGGCACGGCGGGCGGCGTCCGTGTCGGTGAAGTTGTTGTACGACATCTCCTTGCCGTGCAGCTGCTCCGCCTCGGCGAGGCCGCCGGTACCGTCGACGTAGCGGGCGGCGCCCTGGTGCGGGTTCTCGCCGTACCGCAGGACGTTCTTGCGGGCGTACGTCTGCCCGATGAAGTCCGGGAAGCCGCTGTCGTCGGCCGCCGCGTAGTCGTCGGCGAACCAGGCCGCGACGGCGACGTCGTACGCGGCCGTGTGCTGGAACGCCTCGGCCGCGAGGCGCTTGCGGGCGGTCAGGTCGAAGCCGCCGTCCTTGGCCGCCGCGAGGACGTCCGCGTACCGGACCGGGCTGGTGACGACGGCAACCGACGGGTGGTTCTTGGCGGCGGCGCGGACCATCGACGGGCCGCCGATGTCGATCTGCTCGACGCACTCGTCGGGGCTCGCGCCGGACGCGACGGTCTGCGTGAACGGGTAGAGGTTGACGACGACGAGGTCGAAGGGCTCGACGCCCAGCTCGGCGAGCTGGTTGCGGTGGTCCTCCAGGCGCAGGTCGGCGAGGATCCCGGCGTGCACGCGCGGGTGCAGGGTCTTGACCCGGCCGTCCAGGCACTCGGGGAACCCTGTCAGCTCCTCGACCCGGGTGACGGGGACACCGGCGGCGGCGATCTTCGCGGCGGTGGAGCCGGTCGACACCAGCTCGACGCCGGCCTCGTGCAGGCCCTGGGCCAGCTCCTCCAGACCGGTCTTGTCGTAGACGCTGACCAGCGCCCGCTGGATGGGCCGCTTCTTGATGGAATTGGCGATGGAGTTGGCCGGGTTAGCGGAGTTCACCGACATGAACCTTTCGTCCCTCTATGCGGTAGCCGTTGCGGGCGAGACGCCCCACGACCTCGACGAGCAGCAGACGCTCGACTTCCTTGATCCGCTCGTGCAGAGCGGCTTCGTCGTCTTCGTGCCGGATCTCGACCACGCCCTGGGCGATGATCGGACCGGTGTCGACGCCGTCGTCGACGAAGTGGACGGTGCACCCGGTGACCTTCGCGCCGTACGCGAGAGCGTCACGGACGCCGTGCGCACCGGGAAAACTGGGCAGCAGGGCGGGGTGCGTGTTGACCACCCGCCCGCCGAACCGGGCGAGGAACTGCTTCCCCACGATCTTCATGAACCCCGCGGAGACGACGAGATCGGGCTCGTACGCGGCGGTAGCGGCGGTCAGCGCGGCATCCCACTCGTCCCGCGTCCCGTGGTCCTTCACCCGGCACACGAAGGTGGGGATTCCGGCGCCTTCCGCCCGCTCCAGGCCGACGATGCCGTCGCGGTCGGCGCCGACCGCGACGATCTCCGCGCCGTAGTTCGGGACCGCGTCGATCACGTCGAGCAGCGCTTGGAGGTTCGTACCGGAACCGGAGACCAGGACCACCAGACGGGCGGAGCGTCCTGAGGCAGGGGGGAGGGGAGGGGCGGAGGGGGGCGGGGAGGCCACGGCGGGTCTCTTTCTCGCGGCTCGTGCGGTGCTCGAACGGTCTGCGTGCTCTGCGTGCTCGAACGGGGCTTTGTGGGGTCGTACGAATGAATCGCACGCCGACATACGGGGAACCCTACGAAGGCGCCGAACGTCAGCAACGATACCGGCACACCGGCCCGCCCCCACGGGACGGGTGCACGGGCGCCAGGTAGCGTCAGGGCAGGACTCGCGTCCCGTCGCAGGCCCCGGCGTCAGACCGGACCGGCGACGGGCGGAGCACCACACGACACATGACCTTCCGCACCGCGGAGCACAACGCTCCGGGCCCCGTCGGAAGGTCCGAGGGGAAGACGTTCACCAGATGACGGACCGACGCCGCCACGCGGCCCCGAGCCGCCACCCGTTCCCGCTGCCGCAGCCCTCGGCCGGTGGGGGGCTTCTGCTGCGGGAACGCAAGGGCGGCGGGGAAACGGAGGCTTCGGGGGCCCGCCCCTCGCAGGACTCCCAGGACTCCCAGGGCTCCGCCCGGAACTCCCCGGAGGACAACCCGTTCGCACCGCCGCCGGAGGGCACTCCGGACCAGCCGTGGCAACCCCGCAAGCCCTCCGGCTCCTCCTCCGACTCCTCCTCTTCCTCCGACTCCTCATCGGGCGGCTGGGGCAACCGGTGGAGCAACCGTCAGCCGGGCCGGGGCAACGGCGGCTTCGGCGGCCCGCAGCAGCCTTCGGGCCGGGGCCAGAACGGTCCCGAGAACCAGGAGGGCGGACCGGGCACGGGCCTGCGCTGGGACCCGACGGACCCGGTGCAGAGGCGTGCCCGGTACGCGCTCCTCGCCGGTATGTGGGCGTTCTTCTTCGCGGTGTTCACGCAGCGCGAGATCGCGCTGCTGCTGGGCGCGCTGGCGCTGTACTGGGGCATCAGCTCCCTGCGCGACCGCAAGAAGCCGGAGCCTTCGGCCACTCCCCCGGCCACTCCCCCGATGAGCACCCGCCCGCAGACGACGGCGGCCGTGAGCGGACTGGTGACGGCGGGGCTGGCGCTGGCGATCGTGGCGGCGACGTTCACGGTGCAGATGGTGTACCGGGACTACTACACGTGCGTGGCGGACTCCCTGACGAAGTCGGCCCAGGTCTCGTGCAACGAGGAACTGCCGAAGTCACTGGTGCCGGTGTTCGGCGTGAAGGAATAGGGCTCCGGGCCCCACAGGATTCTCCGGGCCCCGCAGGGTTCAGGGAAGGGGCGGGGAGGGGTGATCCCCCGCCGAAGGCGGAACTCCCTCCCCCTCCTCCCGCACCTCCGCCATCAATCCCCCGGACGCCTCCCGCAAAGCCGCCCACCGCACCTCCCGCGCCCCACTGTCGTGCCACGCCCCACCCTCCCCAGGCATCCCCTGCCCGGGAGGAGCGGGCGGCACAAGCGGAACCGGCGGAACCGGAACAAGCTCCACCTGCAACGGAGTTGCCTGCTCCCCAGTGTCCGGAGCGAATCCGGGAGAAGCCGAGACCGAGGCCGAAGCATCCGGAGCGAATGCCGGAGATGCCGAGGCCGAAGCCGAAGCAACCGGAGCGAACCCCGGAAAAGCCGAAGCCGAAGCCGCAGCCGCGACGGGCCCCGGAACCGGATCCGAAGCCACCACCCGCCAAACTCTCCGCTCCCGCACCCTCCACCCCCGCACCCCCAGAGCCACCGGCACCCCCACTCCCACCACCCACCCCACCACGCCCAACCCCGCCGCCCACCCCACCGGCCCGAACGCCGCCAGCCGTTCCACGCCGAGCGGCCCGCCCGACGCCGCCGCGAGCACCGCCGTCATCGCCCCGCACCCCACCCCCGCGAGGATCACCGCCCCGGCCGTCTGCCGCCGCCCCCACGCCTCTTCCCGTACGGAATAGACCGGCGCGGCCACCCTCACCGTCAACCACGCCACGACCACGGCGGCCACCAACGGCACCCCCGAAGCGGCCCAGTTGACGGCAGTCCCCCGCCCCTCCCCCGGCAGCGCCGCCAGCAACGGGAAGTGCGGAACCGCCCCCGCCGCACCCACCGCACCCAACGGGCCGACCGTCGCCCCGACTCCCACCTCGAACCCCACTCCCACTCCGTAACAAGCCCCCCACACAGCCGCGTTCGGCACCAACGCCAGTGCCAGCGCCAGCACCCCGAACCGCCCCGACCACTCCCCCGCGAGCCGTACGAACGACTCCTGCGCCAGGTCCGCGTGCCACCCCAGCGACACCCCGACGACCAGCGCCCCGCCGCCCACGAGCACCGCCGTCCCGGCGGCCGCCGCCCGCGCCGCCGTCGCGAGCAGGGGGCGCGCGAAGGCCGCCCGTACGCCTGCCGGAACCCACCGGGGCAACGGCCCGTGCGGCCTTCCGTACGCGGTCCACACCCCCACAGCCGCAGCGCCACCCACCACCAGGGGCACGTGCAGCACCACACTCCCCACCGTCGCAGGCAGCGGCCCCCCGGCCGCGTACACCGCGGCCAGTGCCCCTACCAGCAGGTACCCGACCGTCACTCCGCCGAATGCCTCCCAGCCAGAGGCCCGGGGAGCCACCTCCTCCCCGTCCTCCCCCTCCTCGCACGCGTCCCGCGCC
This is a stretch of genomic DNA from Streptomyces sp. NBC_00237. It encodes these proteins:
- a CDS encoding protein kinase, which produces MTFAVPVPPGYRIGSWQVREPLAAGAFGSVYAAVKVSGAPGGLPPEAALKFLPTGTRTPRQLNHLRELAQRELTMHRKLSRPRLIRMYEALTVDDPDLPELDGATVLVLERAEGSLDALLAREPVPAAGPALLAQVCEGIHQLHHAGWVHGDLKPGNVLLMADGTVRLGDFNLAAEMDGTHAYAPAFATPDYTPPELLWSEISDNGRQVRPSTDVWAFGVLAHLVLTGKPPLPGGGGSGGGPAARSEALLGYARGEADLHLDPELPEGWRDIVTDCLARTHEERSAFDAAGLLRRIEAVTGSAPAPRLPRLRPRSRRTVRALWAAGAAVAVLGASLGFLALREQPVPDAEYGAAELRTDKGVPVAYRKLIVDAAHQCGERDVTPAQIAAILKVESDFDADLWDPANDEYGIARWSPRVVRYWLRSDERPKTGNPKPPFPPEQSIPALGRYLCAITPALWPNLNVSTSVAGAVAHRSSASRVNEWGGAPAKLRPHADKVAHYLKEYAAQGAGAP
- a CDS encoding FHA domain-containing protein; protein product: MYSIIVVPAHCAGPGEQFRLAPGETLRFGRTPPDGSSVPHLTLAHDGVSRSAGEIRASGAFWTLSNLGSRQTYVVENPEGAGEHIKIAPGRLDAPVPFEFSRVVLPAAGELLAFEVWAPRHDYVTADPSLPGALTAPAFALDRTKRYFAVLAALCEPRLRGEPHAPLPTVDQVVERLRPHWPGASRTSVQWNIDYLAVKLRLKQPPEAADCGPRLNGKKESLVSLALRFDLVRETELSLLEGELTKR
- a CDS encoding DUF6350 family protein — encoded protein: MNPNPVTEQQPLPQGPQQEPYPGPREPEEQRATAGGRGTAWVVCLVRGGLAAGLGLGAFAVLVMVLWISSPYPDAGAGAALRVAAGVWLLAHGADLVRTDTLGGVAAPVGLTPLLCSVLPLWLAHRAARDACEEGEDGEEVAPRASGWEAFGGVTVGYLLVGALAAVYAAGGPLPATVGSVVLHVPLVVGGAAAVGVWTAYGRPHGPLPRWVPAGVRAAFARPLLATAARAAAAGTAVLVGGGALVVGVSLGWHADLAQESFVRLAGEWSGRFGVLALALALVPNAAVWGACYGVGVGFEVGVGATVGPLGAVGAAGAVPHFPLLAALPGEGRGTAVNWAASGVPLVAAVVVAWLTVRVAAPVYSVREEAWGRRQTAGAVILAGVGCGAMTAVLAAASGGPLGVERLAAFGPVGWAAGLGVVGWVVGVGVPVALGVRGWRVRERRVWRVVASDPVPGPVAAAASASAFPGFAPVASASASASPAFAPDASASVSASPGFAPDTGEQATPLQVELVPVPPVPLVPPAPPGQGMPGEGGAWHDSGAREVRWAALREASGGLMAEVREEGEGVPPSAGDHPSPPLP
- the purH gene encoding bifunctional phosphoribosylaminoimidazolecarboxamide formyltransferase/IMP cyclohydrolase, with amino-acid sequence MSVNSANPANSIANSIKKRPIQRALVSVYDKTGLEELAQGLHEAGVELVSTGSTAAKIAAAGVPVTRVEELTGFPECLDGRVKTLHPRVHAGILADLRLEDHRNQLAELGVEPFDLVVVNLYPFTQTVASGASPDECVEQIDIGGPSMVRAAAKNHPSVAVVTSPVRYADVLAAAKDGGFDLTARKRLAAEAFQHTAAYDVAVAAWFADDYAAADDSGFPDFIGQTYARKNVLRYGENPHQGAARYVDGTGGLAEAEQLHGKEMSYNNFTDTDAARRAAYDHAEPCVAIIKHANPCGIAIGDDVAEAHRKAHACDPLSAFGGVIAVNRPVSVAMAKQVAEIFTEVIVAPAYEDGAVEVLARKKNIRVLRCEGEPSAKVEVKPIDGGALLQVTDRLQAEGDDPKNWTLATGEALSGEELAELSFAWKASRAVKSNAILLAKGGASVGVGMGQVNRVDSAKLAVERAGEERAKGSYAASDAFFPFPDGLEILLNAGVKAVVQPGGSVRDELVVEAAKKAGVTMYFTGTRHFFH
- the purN gene encoding phosphoribosylglycinamide formyltransferase; translated protein: MASPPPSAPPLPPASGRSARLVVLVSGSGTNLQALLDVIDAVPNYGAEIVAVGADRDGIVGLERAEGAGIPTFVCRVKDHGTRDEWDAALTAATAAYEPDLVVSAGFMKIVGKQFLARFGGRVVNTHPALLPSFPGAHGVRDALAYGAKVTGCTVHFVDDGVDTGPIIAQGVVEIRHEDDEAALHERIKEVERLLLVEVVGRLARNGYRIEGRKVHVGELR